In the Silurus meridionalis isolate SWU-2019-XX chromosome 6, ASM1480568v1, whole genome shotgun sequence genome, one interval contains:
- the LOC124387663 gene encoding uncharacterized protein LOC124387663 isoform X1, whose translation MDYHPALNALKESWGMWLILHTEQINIENDLNKLNKNLLQHLQDTSNKLLQGQSENFYDHVQVALGRTALHFLNKNKNDYGAKGYWEKASDSDTYYRAAALYNQAYITINLAKEGYKNEARSLLEQAEKAIDVYVSEIINTLYFSALSVTRDFDPHHSGSCNFHLQMQARMNILNSWKQNITKICDLLKSDKGDFKTVDLTLYSLSTEEDFVSSSELNVFRNYGLALVFEVKKKPQFSFDALICCFLGLAQVVAGVLVCALSAGSLSSFGLGLISEGVSDMISGVMGMINGTFDWASWAISKAISLGMSLVCGGFSVFKRSFSSVKNAANNILNGTKSLKTIASSAIQSGKILSSGTTVKFVSTFCPKDITAKMVKSNLKQACAYAVQELAIKGVNTALNNVDATVQKTFKQGFHLTFKKSICTALNQNKQFVCVLSDFISSGIPKAALEKKNGYKISKNLEKQFRDYVDQKTKHGINGLYQTVTKSKRTFMFCPLCGTWEQRLLHMNLIHASRSFSLLQASPKLFLNCFPPFLLNRPLTVILFLHF comes from the coding sequence ATGGACTATCACCCAGCATTGAATGCTTTGAAGGAATCATGGGGTATGTGGCTGATACTTCACACAGAGCAGATTAACATTGAGAATGACctcaataaattaaacaaaaacctCCTCCAGCACTTGCAGGATACAAGCAACAAACTTTTACAAGGTCAGAGTGAAAACTTTTATGATCATGTTCAGGTGGCTTTAGGAAGAACTGCCTTGCACtttctaaacaaaaacaagaatgaCTATGGAGCAAAAGGGTACTGGGAAAAAGCCTCTGATTCAGACACCTACTACAGAGCTGCTGCACTGTACAACCAGGCCTACATCACCATTAACCTGGCCAAGGAGGGCTACAAAAATGAGGCCCGTTCCTTACTAGAGCAGGCAGAGAAAGCCATAGATGTTTACGTATCAGAAATTATCAATACACTATACTTCTCTGCTTTGTCTGTTACTCGAGATTTTGATCCACACCACAGTGGCAGCTGTAACTTCCATTTACAAATGCAGGCAAGGATGAACATATTAAACTCATGGAAGCAAAACATCACAAAAATATGTGACCTGCTTAAATCAGACAAAGGAGATTTCAAAACTGTAGATTTGACTCTTTACAGCTTATCAACTGAGGAGGATTTTGTGTCTTCCAGTGAACTTAATGTCTTTCGTAATTATGGCCTTGCACTTGTGtttgaagtgaagaaaaagccCCAGTTCTCATTTGATGCTCTGATTTGTTGTTTTCTGGGTTTGGCTCAGGTTGTAGCAGGAGTTTTGGTATGCGCCCTGTCAGCTGGTTCCCTGTCCTCATTTGGTCTTGGTTTGATTTCTGAAGGTGTGTCTGACATGATCAGTGGAGTCATGGGTATGATTAATGGCACATTTGATTGGGCATCATGGGCAATATCTAAAGCAATCAGTTTAGGAATGTCTTTGGTCTGTGGGGGCTTCAGTGTTTTCAAAAGATCATTCTCTTCTGTGAAAAATGCAGCAAATAATATCTTAAATGGCACTAAATCACTAAAAACCATTGCATCGAGTGCCATCCAATCAGGAAAAATCTTGTCCTCTGGTACAACAGTCAAGTTTGTATCGACATTTTGCCCAAAGGACATTACGGCAAAGATGGTCAAATCAAACTTAAAACAAGCATGTGCATATGCTGTTCAGGAATTAGCTATTAAGGGTGTAAACACTGCTTTAAACAATGTTGATGCAACAGTTCAAAAGACTTTCAAACAAGGATTTCACCTTACTTTCAAAAAATCTATCTGTACAGCACTGAACCAGAATAAACAGTTTGTCTGTGTACTCTCAGATTTCATTAGTTCGGGAATCCCAAAGGCTGccttggaaaagaaaaatggatatAAGATAAGCAAAAACTTAGAGAAGCAGTTTAGAGACTATGTTgatcagaaaacaaaacatggtATCAATGGACTTTATCAAACTGTAACCAAATCCAAAAGAACATTCATGTTCTGTCCACTGTGTGGGACATGGGAGCAGAGATTGTTGCACATGAACCTTATACATGCATCAAGAAGCTTCTCACTACTGCAAGCAAGTCCAAAACTATTTCTAAACTGTTTTCCTCCATTCCTACTAAACAGACCATTGACTGTAATTTTGTTCCTACATTTCTGA
- the LOC124387663 gene encoding uncharacterized protein LOC124387663 isoform X2, with translation MGAEIVAHEPYTCIKKLLTTASKSKTISKLFSSIPTKQTIDCNFVPTFLKSMKEDPLLRTYDNDGRDKLEDVNRLKDELIDLVSDVLSQSMVDSFSGFATSMLTKTFTHKLNSVTGNVVGNMLGRHETQSFFVNQQHHYDLKSASKCKEKPLSKKQLNELSCYANNLIDKQNPATALDVHVLTKSNLLKGKGICITVVDDQGKLLTEETYKGTDPTAGTINLRLTKTSLTSPGIEGMFNILKNIIKSEDIQLSSNNDNIHPDGSRETAKSSKQNCLFHAVIQATTNGPGHVVLQKAQELRRKVSEEILSRPREYADAVKIQNMFNMTNSSNKFQIQTGVRECDIEQYTNYTKDKTPKQIIDEYKLGKVGDHKCLLDMKKPTARVVEVQHIP, from the exons ATGGGAGCAGAGATTGTTGCACATGAACCTTATACATGCATCAAGAAGCTTCTCACTACTGCAAGCAAGTCCAAAACTATTTCTAAACTGTTTTCCTCCATTCCTACTAAACAGACCATTGACTGTAATTTTGTTCCTACATTTCTGAAGTCCATGAAGGAGGATCCATTACTTAGGACATATGACAATGATGGACGGGACAAACTGGAAGATGTGAACCGTCTTAAAGATGAACTCATTGACTTAGTTTCAGATGTTCTTTCCCAGTCCATGGTGgatagtttttctgggtttGCCACGTCCATGTTAACAAAAACCTTTACTCACAAACTAAACTCAGTTACTGGAAATGTAGTTGGTAATATGCTGGGAAGACATGAAACTCAAAGTTTCTTTGTAAATCAGCAGCATCATTATGATCTGAAATCAGCCTCTAAATGTAAGGAAAAGCCTTTGTCTAAGAAACAACTAAATGAGCTCAGTTGCTATGCTAACAACTTAATTGATAAGCAAAACCCTGCCACAGCTTTAGACGTTCATGTTCTCACTAAGAGTAATTTACTAAAAGGAAAAGGAATCTGTATAACAGTAGTAGATGATCAAGGAAAACTTCTCACAGAGGAGACTTACAAAGGAACAGACCCAACAGCTGGTACTATCAACCTCAGGCTCACGAAAACATCTCTGACTTCTCCAGG AATTGAAGGAATGTTTAATATACTGAAAAACATCATCAAGTCCGAAGACATTCAACTAAGTAGCAACAATGATAATATACATCCTGATGGATCACGAGAGACTGCAAAGTCCTCAAAACAAAACTGTCTTTTTCATGCTGTCATCCAAGCAACAACTAATGGCCCAGGTCATGTTGTGCTACAAAAAGCCCAGGAGCTCCGTAGGAAAGTCAGTGAAGAG atcCTATCAAGACCACGCGAGTATGCAGATGCTGTGAAGATCCAGAACATGTTCAACATGACAAACAGTTCAAATAAGTTTCAAATCCAAACTGGAGTGAGAGAATGTGATATAGAGCAGTACACTAACTACACTAAAGACAAGACACCCAAACAAATTATTGATGAGTACAAACTTGGAAAAGTTGGAGACCACAAGTG CCTTTTAGACATGAAGAAGCCCACAGCAAGAGTGGTGGAGGTGCAGCACATTCCTTGA